In the Arachis ipaensis cultivar K30076 chromosome B10, Araip1.1, whole genome shotgun sequence genome, one interval contains:
- the LOC107621695 gene encoding uncharacterized protein LOC107621695 isoform X1, with product MEERMQRYLFFAVTKGARPGVYSSWEEPNEQVSNYSFPEYHGFNSYEHTLQYFKSRMASIDDDKAVNAEMFGTQSEGVSGGKGVFPSGSSQRRGLVSWLPVIPQEELNPVPEFAIVNNMELWLVKICHDFEIPGPCFFKQERFLRESPPFYGFTVVIPGNPFEASMVAKGHFSLVEKAAREDAALEMLGRVLEITGKEIRDYNYFKVNLLRDSKNALRAKVCQLEEAYEKLKANYEALVSAHIDGKSLSVLFSIFLGVL from the exons ATGGAAGAACGCATGCAGCGCTATCTATTTTTCGCTGTCACGAAGGGGGCTCGTCCGGGTGTTTACTCAAGTTGGGAAGAGCCGAACGAGCAGGTGTCGAATTATAGTTTTCCCGAGTATCATGGTTTCAATAGCTACGAACACACGCTACAGTACTTCAAATCGAGAATGGCGTCCATTGATGATGACAAAGCTGTAAATGCGGAAATGTTTGGAACACAGAGCGAGGGAGTATCTGGAGGGAAGGGTGTGTTCCCTTCAGGCAGTAGTCAGCGACGTGGATTGGTTTCAT GGCTTCCTGTAATTCCTCAAGAGGAACTAAACCCTGTTCCTGAGTTTGCCATAGTCAACAACATGGAGTTATGGCTGGTGAAGATTTGCCATGATTTTGAAATTCCTGGTCCATGCTTTTTCAAGCAAGAAAGATTTCTAAGAGAATCTCCCCCATTTTATGGATTCACAGTGGTAATTCCTGGCAATCCGTTTGAAGCTTCTATGGTTGCAAAGGGTCATTTTTCTTTGGTTGAAAAGGCTGCCCGCGAAGACGCAGCTTTGGAAATGCTTGGTCGGGTACTAGAAATCACCGGTAAGGAGATTCGCGATTATAACTACTTCAAAGTTAACCTACTTCGCGACTCAAAAAATGCACTTAGGGCAAAGGTTTGCCAGCTCGAAGAAGCCTACGAGAAGCTGAAGGCAAACTACGAAGCCCTTGTTAGCGCTCACATTGATGGGAAATCTCTGAGTGTGTTGTTTTCGATTTTTTTAGGGGTTCTATAA